In Janthinobacterium sp. 67, a genomic segment contains:
- a CDS encoding HDOD domain-containing protein: MSTQLTLDDIVAHLDDLPSLPAVVMELLDSIDQEDVDISVLAKKVSYDQALTAKTLRLANSSHYGLQVKATTIQQAITYLGFQTTRSLITSAAITGCFPEGLCPGFDDKAFWRHSVATAACAKVLARQIRFNQDYAFTAGLLHNIGRLVLVSSFPAHYAQVIAHQAAHDCSLLEAEQTVLGVDHVQAAVALAEHWNFSDTMRLALGNYLQPEAPGAGFLASLIHVANAIVCALDLAQAGDDMVPRVSPVAWDALGLGEDAYLQLFRETELRYDEITTALLS; this comes from the coding sequence ATGAGCACCCAGCTGACGCTCGACGATATCGTCGCCCACCTCGATGACCTGCCTTCCTTGCCCGCCGTCGTGATGGAACTGCTCGACAGCATCGACCAGGAAGACGTGGATATTTCCGTGCTGGCCAAAAAAGTGTCGTACGACCAGGCGCTCACGGCAAAAACCCTGCGCCTGGCCAACTCGTCGCACTATGGCTTGCAAGTGAAGGCCACCACCATCCAGCAGGCGATCACTTACCTGGGCTTCCAGACGACGCGCAGCCTGATCACGTCGGCCGCCATCACGGGCTGCTTCCCGGAAGGTCTCTGCCCCGGTTTCGACGACAAGGCCTTCTGGCGCCATTCGGTGGCGACGGCCGCCTGCGCCAAGGTGCTGGCGCGGCAGATTCGCTTCAACCAGGATTACGCGTTCACGGCCGGCTTGCTGCACAACATCGGCCGCCTCGTGCTGGTCAGCAGCTTTCCCGCCCACTATGCGCAAGTCATCGCGCACCAGGCCGCGCACGATTGCAGCCTGCTCGAAGCGGAGCAAACGGTGCTGGGCGTGGACCACGTGCAGGCGGCCGTGGCCCTGGCCGAACACTGGAATTTTTCCGATACCATGCGCTTGGCGCTGGGCAACTACCTGCAGCCGGAAGCGCCGGGGGCAGGCTTTCTCGCCTCGCTGATCCACGTGGCCAATGCCATCGTTTGCGCGCTCGACCTGGCGCAGGCGGGCGACGACATGGTGCCGCGCGTCTCGCCGGTGGCCTGGGATGCGCTGGGTCTGGGCGAAGACGCGTATCTGCAACTGTTCCGCGAAACGGAGCTGCGCTACGACGAAATCACCACGGCATTGCTGAGCTGA
- a CDS encoding ArsR/SmtB family transcription factor, with the protein METAATQHAEYNLDAMRGSAYKASSLLKAMGNADRLMLLCQLSQGEHCVSDLEQKVGIGQPTLSQQLGVLREEMLVATRREGKQIYYRVASAPVLAVLQVLYAQFCAPQPAFNDEAD; encoded by the coding sequence ATGGAGACAGCCGCAACACAACACGCCGAATACAACCTCGACGCCATGCGTGGCTCGGCCTACAAGGCCAGCTCGCTGCTCAAGGCCATGGGCAATGCCGACCGTTTGATGCTGCTGTGCCAGCTGTCGCAGGGCGAGCATTGCGTCAGCGACCTTGAGCAAAAAGTGGGCATCGGCCAGCCGACCCTGTCGCAGCAGCTGGGTGTGCTGCGCGAAGAGATGCTGGTGGCCACGCGGCGCGAAGGCAAGCAGATTTATTACCGCGTCGCCAGCGCCCCCGTGCTGGCCGTGCTGCAAGTGCTGTACGCGCAATTTTGCGCGCCGCAGCCTGCGTTCAACGACGAAGCGGACTGA
- a CDS encoding PEP-CTERM sorting domain-containing protein, giving the protein MRIHQPLCLALLALSASTWSMAAVSDTAAGKLQEAGEHVTIDESISLNNNPGWETPDLPYARLLASSSATAAPHWSASGARHVALAPPRPVTAAPAQQANVAAPVPEASMYSMLLVGLGLVALSLHGEKQEKFDN; this is encoded by the coding sequence ATGAGAATCCATCAGCCGTTATGCCTGGCCTTGCTGGCGCTATCGGCCAGCACATGGAGCATGGCGGCAGTCAGCGATACCGCGGCCGGCAAGCTGCAGGAAGCCGGAGAACACGTGACGATCGATGAAAGCATCAGCTTGAATAACAACCCCGGCTGGGAAACGCCGGACTTGCCGTATGCACGCCTGCTGGCCAGCAGCAGCGCGACGGCGGCACCTCACTGGAGCGCCAGTGGCGCGCGCCACGTGGCGCTGGCACCGCCCAGGCCCGTGACGGCCGCGCCCGCACAGCAAGCCAACGTGGCCGCCCCCGTGCCGGAAGCGAGCATGTACTCGATGCTGCTGGTGGGATTGGGCCTGGTGGCCTTGAGCCTGCACGGCGAAAAACAGGAAAAATTCGATAACTGA
- a CDS encoding sensor histidine kinase, whose translation MVSIQVRLTLLFVVIVTLVLGISGSYTQYTLSQELESGSARLRSGVLTRLQTSLPSALWDLDKSKVDSIVSAEMLPPELVGIRVYDASVGLFAGEVRDAAGTLVPLSADVAMGGTPVEAPLVFRDAVAAASGGKPVIVGKVIVNFSREQIDAALRGEVRRKVVEVLLLDIILVGALALSLRIVFGPLKQLRDGLFDLATRGSDEVEELPENRRDELGDVIRGFNAVQRKLKSIIEGSREAEDMARRSQQETAQAMDELRRAQESLLQSERLASLGSLVAGVAHEINTPVGIALTSASVLKEATDDISAAVAGGGVKKTDIVRYLETAGESARLIMNNAYRAAHLIHSFKQIAVDQVSEARRLFELRDYIGEVISSLQPTLKKTRISIDIDCPPDIMLDSYPGALAQVLTNLVLNCVEHAFDADTAGNIHIEVRRDGDAIAMQVRDNGRGIAPDMLDRVFDPFVTTRRGQGGTGLGLNIVFNLIAKQFGGTITVSSILGQGATFLLRLPTVTPLPESTNSQA comes from the coding sequence ATGGTGAGTATCCAAGTCCGGCTGACCCTGCTTTTTGTCGTGATCGTCACCCTGGTGCTGGGCATTTCCGGCAGCTATACCCAATATACACTGAGCCAAGAACTCGAATCGGGCAGCGCGCGCCTGCGCAGCGGCGTGCTCACGCGTTTGCAGACCAGCTTGCCTTCCGCCCTGTGGGACCTCGACAAATCCAAGGTCGACAGCATCGTCTCGGCCGAAATGCTGCCGCCCGAACTGGTCGGCATCCGCGTCTACGACGCGTCGGTCGGCCTGTTTGCCGGCGAAGTGCGCGACGCGGCCGGTACCCTGGTGCCGTTGAGCGCCGACGTGGCCATGGGCGGCACACCCGTCGAGGCGCCGCTCGTGTTCCGCGACGCCGTGGCGGCGGCCAGCGGCGGCAAGCCGGTGATCGTCGGCAAGGTCATCGTCAACTTCAGCCGCGAGCAGATCGACGCGGCCCTGCGGGGCGAAGTGCGGCGCAAGGTGGTGGAAGTGTTGCTGCTGGACATCATCCTCGTGGGCGCCCTGGCGCTGAGCCTGCGCATCGTCTTCGGCCCCCTGAAACAGTTGCGCGACGGCTTGTTCGACCTGGCCACGCGCGGCAGCGATGAGGTCGAAGAGCTACCGGAAAACCGGCGCGACGAACTGGGCGACGTGATCCGCGGCTTCAATGCCGTGCAGCGCAAGCTCAAGTCCATCATCGAGGGCAGCCGCGAGGCGGAAGACATGGCGCGCCGTTCGCAGCAGGAAACGGCGCAAGCCATGGACGAACTGCGCCGGGCGCAGGAATCGTTGCTGCAGTCGGAACGCCTGGCCTCGCTGGGCAGCCTGGTGGCCGGCGTGGCCCATGAAATCAACACCCCGGTCGGCATCGCCCTGACCAGCGCCTCGGTGCTGAAGGAAGCCACCGACGACATCAGCGCGGCCGTGGCCGGCGGCGGCGTGAAAAAGACCGATATCGTGCGCTACCTGGAAACGGCCGGCGAAAGCGCGCGGCTGATCATGAACAATGCCTACCGCGCCGCGCACCTGATCCACAGCTTCAAGCAGATCGCCGTCGACCAGGTCAGCGAGGCGCGCCGTTTGTTCGAATTGCGCGACTATATCGGCGAGGTGATTTCGAGCTTGCAGCCGACCCTGAAAAAGACGCGCATCAGCATCGATATCGATTGCCCGCCTGACATCATGCTCGACAGCTATCCGGGCGCGCTGGCGCAGGTGCTGACCAACCTGGTGTTGAACTGCGTCGAGCACGCGTTTGATGCGGACACGGCCGGCAACATCCATATTGAAGTGCGCCGCGACGGCGATGCGATCGCCATGCAGGTGCGCGACAACGGCCGCGGTATCGCGCCCGACATGCTCGACCGCGTGTTCGATCCGTTTGTCACCACGCGGCGCGGGCAGGGGGGGACGGGACTGGGCTTGAATATCGTGTTCAACTTGATTGCCAAGCAGTTTGGCGGCACCATCACGGTCAGCAGCATCCTGGGGCAGGGCGCGACGTTCCTGCTGCGCTTGCCCACGGTGACGCCGTTGCCGGAAAGCACCAACAGCCAGGCATAG
- a CDS encoding DUF1697 domain-containing protein produces MTQMENSQQVALLRGINVGRAKRVAMADLRKLLGDLGFAQVRTVLNSGNVVYDGGTVTPAEAASRIEEALVLKLGVAARVTVLSASQFAELFEQNSLAPAADASRLLTLVLNNPADVQRLAPLLQQPWQPEALALGRWAAYAWCPDGVLASKVVAALGVLLGDGVTSRNWATMQKLHALLNGADASPTSAKEH; encoded by the coding sequence ATGACACAGATGGAAAACAGTCAGCAAGTGGCGCTGTTGCGCGGAATCAATGTGGGACGCGCCAAGCGCGTGGCCATGGCCGACCTGCGCAAGTTGCTGGGCGACCTGGGTTTTGCGCAGGTGCGCACGGTACTCAACAGCGGCAACGTCGTGTATGACGGGGGCACGGTTACACCGGCCGAGGCCGCTTCGCGCATCGAGGAAGCGCTGGTGCTGAAACTGGGCGTGGCGGCCAGGGTGACGGTGCTGTCGGCCAGCCAGTTTGCCGAGCTGTTCGAACAAAACAGCCTGGCGCCGGCGGCCGATGCGTCCCGTCTGCTGACCCTGGTGCTGAACAATCCGGCCGACGTCCAGCGCCTGGCGCCGCTGTTGCAGCAGCCGTGGCAGCCGGAAGCGCTGGCGCTGGGGCGCTGGGCCGCGTATGCCTGGTGTCCCGATGGCGTGCTGGCCAGCAAGGTGGTGGCGGCGCTGGGCGTGCTGCTGGGCGACGGCGTCACCTCGCGCAACTGGGCCACCATGCAAAAACTGCATGCGCTGCTGAACGGCGCGGATGCGTCCCCCACCTCGGCCAAGGAGCACTGA
- a CDS encoding 3-oxoacid CoA-transferase subunit B, protein MNKWNRDQMAARVAADIHEGSVVNLGIGLPTLVANHLPAGAEIILHSENGVIGMGPAPAPGEEDYDLINAGKQPVTLLPGGSYFHHADSFAMMRGGHLDICVLGAFQVSATGDLANWHTGAPDAIPAVGGAMDLAIGAKKTWVMMELLTKTGESKLVQACTYPLTGIGCVSRIYSDLAVFDLGPNGAVVVELVDGLSFEQLQALTAVPLTDGR, encoded by the coding sequence ATGAACAAATGGAATCGAGACCAGATGGCGGCACGCGTGGCGGCCGACATCCATGAAGGCAGCGTCGTCAACCTGGGCATCGGCTTGCCGACCCTGGTGGCGAACCATTTGCCGGCCGGCGCGGAGATCATCCTGCACAGCGAAAATGGCGTGATCGGCATGGGCCCCGCACCGGCGCCGGGCGAGGAAGACTACGACCTGATCAACGCGGGCAAGCAGCCCGTCACATTGCTGCCCGGCGGCAGCTATTTTCACCATGCCGACAGCTTCGCCATGATGCGCGGCGGCCACCTCGACATCTGCGTGCTGGGCGCGTTTCAAGTGTCCGCCACGGGCGACCTGGCCAACTGGCACACGGGCGCGCCGGACGCCATTCCCGCCGTGGGCGGGGCCATGGACCTGGCCATCGGCGCGAAAAAAACCTGGGTCATGATGGAACTGCTGACCAAGACCGGTGAAAGCAAGCTGGTGCAGGCTTGCACCTATCCGCTGACGGGCATCGGGTGCGTCAGCCGCATCTACAGCGACCTGGCCGTGTTCGACCTGGGGCCGAATGGCGCTGTGGTCGTCGAACTGGTCGATGGCTTGAGTTTTGAGCAGTTGCAAGCGTTGACGGCCGTGCCGCTGACGGACGGACGTTAA
- the miaB gene encoding tRNA (N6-isopentenyl adenosine(37)-C2)-methylthiotransferase MiaB, protein MQKKVFIKTFGCQMNEYDSDKMADVLGASDGLVRTDTPEDADVILLNTCSVREKAQEKVFSDLGRLRELKLAKPHLLIGVGGCVASQEGDAIVKRAPYVDMVFGPQTLHRLPQMIELRRASGDAQVDISFPEIEKFDHMPPAKVEGASAFVSIMEGCSKYCSYCVVPYTRGEEVSRRFEDVLTEVAGLAAQGVKEITLLGQNVNAYRGAMEGGEIADFALLLEYVADIPGIARMRFVTSHPKEFTQRLIDAYAKIPQLVDHLYLPAQHGSDKILGAMKRGYTGLEYKSIIRRIRAVRPNMAISSDFIVGFPGETQADFDAMMKLIADVGFDNSYSFIFSKRPGTPAASLEDDTPHEVKLARLQQLQAAIDANTRKYSLAMVGTVQTILVEGRSKKDTDDSELQGRTENNRVVNFDAGPDALQLVGQLVDVRITESHSYTLRGELVASAPALKRAS, encoded by the coding sequence ATGCAGAAAAAAGTATTCATTAAAACCTTCGGCTGCCAGATGAACGAGTACGACTCGGACAAGATGGCCGACGTGCTGGGCGCCTCCGATGGCCTGGTGCGCACGGACACGCCGGAAGACGCCGATGTGATCCTGCTCAATACCTGCTCCGTGCGCGAAAAGGCGCAGGAAAAAGTGTTTTCCGACCTGGGCCGCCTGCGCGAACTGAAACTGGCCAAGCCGCACCTGCTGATCGGCGTGGGCGGCTGCGTGGCGTCGCAGGAAGGCGACGCCATCGTCAAGCGCGCGCCGTATGTCGACATGGTGTTCGGCCCGCAAACCCTGCACCGCCTGCCGCAGATGATCGAACTGCGCCGCGCCAGCGGCGATGCGCAGGTGGACATCAGCTTCCCGGAAATCGAAAAATTCGACCACATGCCGCCGGCCAAGGTGGAAGGCGCCTCGGCATTCGTCTCCATCATGGAAGGCTGCAGCAAATACTGCAGCTACTGCGTCGTGCCCTACACGCGCGGCGAGGAAGTGTCGCGCCGCTTCGAGGACGTGCTGACGGAAGTGGCGGGCCTGGCCGCCCAGGGCGTCAAGGAAATCACCCTGCTGGGGCAAAACGTGAACGCCTACCGGGGCGCGATGGAAGGCGGCGAGATCGCCGACTTCGCCCTGCTGCTCGAATACGTGGCCGACATCCCCGGCATAGCACGCATGCGCTTCGTCACCAGCCATCCGAAGGAATTCACGCAGCGCCTGATCGACGCCTACGCGAAGATCCCGCAGTTGGTCGACCATTTGTATCTGCCGGCGCAGCACGGCTCCGACAAGATCCTCGGCGCCATGAAGCGCGGCTACACGGGCCTCGAATACAAGTCCATCATCCGCCGCATCCGCGCCGTGCGCCCGAACATGGCCATTTCGTCCGACTTCATCGTGGGATTTCCTGGCGAGACCCAGGCCGACTTCGACGCCATGATGAAGCTGATCGCGGACGTGGGCTTCGACAACAGCTACAGCTTCATCTTCAGCAAGCGTCCCGGCACGCCGGCCGCCAGCCTGGAAGACGATACGCCGCATGAAGTGAAACTGGCCCGTTTGCAGCAGCTGCAGGCCGCCATCGACGCCAACACGCGCAAATACAGCCTGGCCATGGTGGGCACCGTGCAAACCATTCTCGTCGAAGGCCGCTCCAAAAAGGACACCGATGACAGTGAGCTGCAGGGCCGCACGGAAAACAACCGCGTGGTCAATTTCGACGCCGGCCCGGACGCGCTGCAGCTGGTCGGCCAGCTGGTCGACGTGCGCATCACCGAGAGCCATTCCTACACCCTGCGCGGCGAACTCGTCGCCAGCGCCCCCGCATTGAAAAGAGCCAGTTGA
- a CDS encoding IclR family transcriptional regulator domain-containing protein, translating into MTARSSTSVPAEETVDADGAPRPGDSYVQSFARGLAVLRSFGADAPQQTLSEVAERAQLTRAGARRILHTLLHLGYVEADGRLFRLTPKVLDLGYAYLSSLPVWTQAQPLLEELMQTLRQSCSATVLDGDDIVYVVRLSAHRTMSINLGIGSRLPAYCTSMGRVLLSGLAPDALRERLSKMALLKITPTTKVDIDVLMEEIAQVRRQGWCLVQEELEQGLIALAAPVFDRAGKVVAAINVSGQTAGPSVAHLLEHSLPKLLETASRVSALVRVQQ; encoded by the coding sequence ATGACCGCACGCAGCAGCACCTCCGTTCCCGCCGAAGAAACCGTCGATGCCGACGGCGCGCCGCGTCCCGGCGACAGCTATGTGCAATCGTTCGCGCGGGGTTTGGCCGTGCTGCGCAGCTTTGGCGCGGACGCGCCGCAACAGACCCTGAGCGAAGTGGCGGAGCGGGCGCAGCTGACGCGCGCGGGCGCGCGGCGCATCCTGCATACGTTGCTGCATCTCGGTTATGTGGAAGCGGATGGACGGCTGTTCCGTTTGACGCCCAAGGTGCTCGACCTCGGCTACGCCTACCTGTCGTCCTTGCCCGTGTGGACGCAGGCGCAGCCGCTGCTGGAAGAACTGATGCAGACCTTGCGCCAGTCGTGCTCGGCTACCGTGCTCGACGGCGACGACATCGTGTATGTCGTGCGCCTGTCCGCGCACCGCACCATGTCGATCAACCTGGGTATCGGCAGCCGCCTGCCCGCCTACTGCACCTCGATGGGACGGGTTTTACTGTCGGGCCTGGCGCCGGATGCGCTGCGCGAACGGCTGTCGAAGATGGCGTTGCTGAAAATCACGCCGACGACCAAGGTCGATATCGACGTCCTGATGGAAGAGATTGCGCAAGTGCGGCGCCAGGGCTGGTGCCTGGTGCAGGAAGAGCTGGAACAGGGCTTGATCGCCTTGGCCGCGCCCGTGTTCGACCGGGCCGGCAAGGTGGTGGCGGCGATCAACGTCAGCGGCCAGACGGCGGGGCCGTCCGTGGCGCATCTGCTGGAACACAGCTTGCCGAAACTGCTCGAGACGGCAAGCCGGGTCAGCGCCCTGGTGCGGGTGCAGCAGTGA
- a CDS encoding PhoH family protein, with product MKTKAPIQPHYFIPEPLDNTRLAHLCGPLDENLRQISAALDVTIFRRGEKFIVGGSNAERAVEILEQFYAIANKVVPLEEVQLALVEQRAGLSAASEHHANAPASTFVEPDIASPVLKTRRSDLRGRTPHQIAYLRDILEHDISFGVGPAGTGKTYLAVACAVDALERDAVKRIILTRPAVEAGERLGFLPGDLAQKVDPYLRPLYDALYDLLGFDRTQKLFEKQVIEIAPLAYMRGRTLNHAFVILDEAQNTTVEQMKMFLTRIGFGSKAVVTGDVTQVDLHKSQASGLIDAVHVLKDVRGIGFTQFNSTDVVRHPLVARIVDAYETAQAASADAAHLPSLLKPAAAKNVRKK from the coding sequence TTGAAAACCAAAGCCCCGATACAGCCGCATTACTTCATCCCCGAGCCGCTGGACAACACGCGCCTGGCGCACCTGTGCGGACCGCTCGATGAAAACCTGCGCCAGATTTCCGCCGCCCTCGACGTGACGATCTTCCGCCGCGGCGAGAAATTCATCGTCGGCGGCAGCAATGCCGAACGCGCCGTGGAAATCCTCGAGCAGTTCTACGCCATCGCCAACAAGGTCGTGCCGCTGGAAGAAGTGCAGCTGGCCCTGGTGGAACAGCGCGCGGGCCTGTCCGCCGCGTCGGAACACCATGCCAACGCGCCCGCCAGCACCTTCGTCGAGCCGGACATCGCCAGCCCCGTGCTGAAAACGCGGCGCTCCGACCTGCGCGGGCGCACGCCGCACCAGATCGCCTACCTGCGCGACATCCTCGAACACGACATCAGCTTCGGCGTGGGTCCGGCCGGCACGGGCAAGACCTATCTGGCCGTCGCCTGCGCCGTCGACGCGCTCGAACGCGACGCCGTCAAGCGCATCATTTTGACGCGCCCCGCCGTCGAAGCGGGCGAGCGCCTGGGCTTCTTGCCGGGCGACCTGGCGCAAAAGGTCGACCCGTATCTGCGTCCCCTGTACGACGCGCTGTATGACTTGCTGGGTTTTGACCGCACGCAGAAGCTATTTGAAAAACAGGTGATCGAGATCGCCCCGCTGGCCTACATGCGCGGGCGCACCTTGAACCACGCGTTCGTCATCCTCGATGAAGCGCAAAACACCACCGTCGAACAGATGAAGATGTTCTTGACGCGCATCGGCTTTGGCAGCAAGGCCGTGGTGACGGGCGACGTGACCCAAGTCGACCTGCACAAGAGCCAGGCGAGCGGCTTGATCGACGCCGTGCATGTGCTGAAAGACGTGCGCGGCATCGGCTTCACGCAATTTAACAGCACCGACGTGGTGCGCCATCCGCTCGTCGCGCGCATCGTCGATGCCTATGAAACGGCGCAGGCGGCCAGCGCCGACGCCGCCCACCTGCCCTCCCTATTGAAACCAGCCGCCGCCAAAAATGTCCGAAAAAAATAA
- a CDS encoding YeeE/YedE family protein, giving the protein MTIAWQHFTPWASLAGGMLIGLAAALLILFNGRIAGISGILGGLLRPRSGDLGWRIAFLAGLVGTPLLYPMWQALPPVQIDAGTPALLVAGLLVGVGVRYGAGCTSGHGVCGLSRLSPRSLAATCAFMAAGFLTVYLLRHL; this is encoded by the coding sequence ATGACGATAGCCTGGCAACACTTCACACCATGGGCTTCGCTGGCCGGCGGCATGCTGATCGGCCTGGCGGCTGCGCTCTTGATCCTGTTCAATGGCCGCATCGCCGGCATCAGCGGGATCCTCGGCGGCTTGCTGCGCCCGCGCAGTGGCGACCTGGGCTGGCGTATCGCCTTTCTTGCCGGCCTGGTCGGCACGCCCCTGCTGTACCCGATGTGGCAAGCCTTGCCGCCCGTGCAGATCGACGCGGGCACGCCGGCCTTGCTCGTGGCTGGCCTGCTGGTGGGTGTCGGGGTGCGCTATGGCGCCGGCTGCACCAGCGGCCACGGCGTGTGCGGCCTGTCGCGCCTGTCTCCGCGTTCGCTGGCGGCCACTTGCGCCTTCATGGCGGCCGGCTTCCTCACCGTCTATCTGTTGCGCCACCTATGA
- a CDS encoding YeeE/YedE family protein, giving the protein MNKLILSLLSGLVFGLGLIVSGMSNPAKVLGFLDLAGAWDPSLALVMGGAIGVALPAFWLARRRTESLLGEAMQLPASRRIDRRLLLGSLAFGAGWGIAGFCPGPALVSLLAGQPKAWMFAGAMLAGMAVFEVLERRKAPAHA; this is encoded by the coding sequence ATGAACAAACTGATTCTTTCCCTGTTAAGCGGCCTCGTCTTTGGCTTGGGTCTGATCGTCTCCGGCATGTCCAATCCGGCCAAGGTGCTCGGTTTCCTCGACCTGGCCGGCGCCTGGGATCCATCGCTGGCGCTGGTGATGGGCGGTGCCATCGGCGTGGCCCTGCCGGCCTTCTGGCTGGCGCGGCGGAGAACCGAGTCGCTGCTGGGCGAAGCCATGCAATTGCCGGCATCGCGGCGCATCGACCGGCGCTTGCTGCTGGGCAGCCTGGCCTTTGGCGCGGGCTGGGGCATCGCCGGTTTCTGTCCCGGTCCCGCTCTTGTCTCCCTGCTGGCGGGCCAGCCGAAGGCGTGGATGTTTGCCGGCGCCATGCTGGCAGGCATGGCCGTGTTTGAAGTGCTGGAGCGCCGCAAGGCGCCGGCGCATGCCTGA
- a CDS encoding 3-oxoacid CoA-transferase subunit A, whose amino-acid sequence MIDKLRSSVLDALADIHDGATVMIGGFGGAGQPAELIDGLIAQGARDLVIVNNNAGNGDTGLAALLKNGQVRKIICSFPRQADSHVFDALYRSGKLELELVPQGNLAERIRAAGAGIGGFFTPTGYGTELAKGKETREIDGRMYVFESPIHADFALIKAEQGDRWGNLTYRKTARNFGPIMAMAAKVSIASVHEIAELGSIDPEHVITPGLFVQRIVQVPRTATGPAGFKAA is encoded by the coding sequence ATGATCGACAAACTGCGTTCCAGCGTGCTTGATGCGCTGGCCGATATCCACGATGGCGCCACCGTCATGATTGGCGGCTTCGGCGGCGCCGGCCAGCCGGCCGAGCTGATCGACGGCTTGATCGCCCAAGGCGCGCGCGACCTCGTCATCGTCAACAACAATGCGGGCAATGGCGACACGGGCCTGGCCGCGCTGCTGAAAAACGGGCAAGTGCGCAAGATCATCTGCTCGTTCCCGCGCCAGGCCGATTCCCACGTCTTCGACGCCCTGTACCGTTCGGGCAAGCTGGAGCTGGAGCTGGTGCCGCAGGGGAACCTGGCTGAACGCATCCGCGCCGCCGGCGCCGGCATCGGCGGCTTTTTTACGCCCACGGGCTATGGCACGGAGCTGGCCAAGGGCAAGGAAACGCGCGAGATCGACGGCCGCATGTATGTGTTCGAGTCGCCGATCCACGCCGATTTCGCGCTGATCAAGGCGGAGCAGGGCGACCGCTGGGGCAACCTGACCTACCGCAAGACGGCGCGCAACTTCGGTCCCATCATGGCCATGGCCGCCAAGGTCAGCATTGCCTCCGTGCATGAAATTGCCGAGCTGGGCAGCATCGATCCCGAGCACGTCATCACGCCGGGCCTGTTCGTGCAGCGCATCGTGCAAGTGCCGCGCACGGCCACCGGCCCCGCCGGCTTCAAAGCAGCCTGA
- a CDS encoding ChaN family lipoprotein, which produces MKTVIFRAGVRATLLCSMLALAACGSLLKKDAPPAPVPVADALPNPQVLLLGEVPDNAQGQRLRVEELRRRLAAGWRPVIVMEQFDRENQALLTRAARECADPDCIIRVMEQPRWDWSLYRPVLDLVISYQLTLVAGNLSPADASRIVRDGIQWSMPPAMMATYLAAPVPADILEGQKKEVQAARCNMLPDMMLGGVVNAQVARDIWMAKLIRDQAPRDVVLIAGNEHVRKDIGVPRWLKLADPQLNVRSIGYLEQGGSGFKGTFDLTQTMPAQPRPDPCAKFKK; this is translated from the coding sequence ATGAAGACCGTGATTTTCCGTGCCGGCGTGCGCGCCACCTTGTTGTGCAGCATGCTGGCGCTTGCCGCCTGCGGCAGCCTGCTGAAGAAGGACGCCCCGCCCGCTCCCGTGCCCGTGGCCGATGCCTTGCCCAATCCGCAAGTGCTGCTGCTCGGTGAAGTCCCTGACAATGCGCAAGGCCAGCGCCTGCGGGTTGAGGAATTGCGCCGCCGTCTGGCGGCCGGCTGGCGTCCCGTGATCGTCATGGAGCAGTTCGACCGCGAAAACCAGGCCTTGCTGACGCGCGCCGCACGCGAATGCGCCGACCCCGACTGCATCATCCGCGTGATGGAACAGCCGCGCTGGGACTGGAGCTTGTACCGGCCCGTGCTGGACCTCGTCATCAGCTACCAGCTGACCCTGGTCGCCGGCAATCTGTCGCCGGCCGACGCCTCGCGCATCGTGCGCGACGGCATTCAATGGTCGATGCCGCCGGCCATGATGGCCACTTACCTGGCCGCGCCCGTGCCGGCCGATATCCTGGAAGGGCAAAAGAAGGAAGTGCAGGCGGCCCGCTGCAATATGCTGCCCGACATGATGCTTGGCGGCGTCGTCAACGCGCAAGTGGCGCGCGATATCTGGATGGCCAAGCTGATCCGCGACCAGGCGCCGCGCGACGTGGTGCTGATCGCCGGCAATGAGCATGTGCGCAAGGATATCGGCGTGCCCCGCTGGCTGAAGCTGGCCGACCCGCAACTGAACGTGCGCAGCATCGGCTACCTGGAGCAGGGCGGCAGCGGTTTCAAGGGCACGTTCGACCTGACGCAAACGATGCCGGCGCAGCCGCGTCCGGACCCGTGCGCCAAGTTCAAGAAATAA